A stretch of the Musa acuminata AAA Group cultivar baxijiao chromosome BXJ2-7, Cavendish_Baxijiao_AAA, whole genome shotgun sequence genome encodes the following:
- the LOC135616611 gene encoding soluble inorganic pyrophosphatase isoform X2, producing the protein MSTVNGAASTETRTVPRLNERILSSMSRRSVAAHPWHDLEIGPGAPAVFNVVVEITKGSKVKYELDKKTGLIKVDRILYSSVVYPHNYGFIPRTLCEDNDPMDVLILMQEPVLPGSFLRARAIGLMPMIDQGEKDDKIIAVCADDPEYRHYNDLSELPPHRLAEIRRFFEDCIPSIHLFQ; encoded by the exons ATGAGCACAGTAAATGGGGCAGCTTCAACAGAGACACGCACAGTCCCACGGCTCAATGAAAGGATTTTATCATCAATGTCAAGGAGATCAGTAGCTGCGCATCCTTGGCATGATCTTGAAATAG GTCCCGGGGCTCCTGCTGTGTTTAATGTT GTTGTGGAGATAACAAAAGGAAGTAAAGTCAAATACGAACTTGACAAGAAGACCGGGCTGATTAAG GTAGATCGAATCTTATATTCCTCAGTGGTCTATCCTCATAATTATGGTTTCATCCCTCGCACTCTTTGTGAAGATAATGACCCCATGGATGTTTTGATCCTTATGCAG GAGCCGGTTCTTCCTGGTAGCTTTCTACGAGCCAGGGCCATCGGTCTTATGCCTATGATTGATCAG GGGGAGAAAGATGATAAGATCATTGCTGTTTGTGCTGATGATCCTGAGTATCGTCACTACAACGACCTCAGTGAATTGCCTCCTCATCGTCTCGCTGAGATTCGTCGTTTTTTTGAAGACTGTATCCCATCAATCCATCTTTTTCA ATAA
- the LOC135616608 gene encoding sterol 3-beta-glucosyltransferase UGT80B1-like isoform X1, whose product MASTGVVQREAESPGEVDSGKEPGIFSDIDGVGYPLAESWATRSWTSPRPGLEHCYTAPVRSNSSGLLPKGPERTLPRPKTEKKEIPKYDLKLDRLPESEKKKLIENLVKIQNDGTLEVDVARTGPVASELLELDAIGSIPGDIKDTIFDFSKSIPRLKIAILVVGTRGDVQPFIAFAKKLQEFGHRVRLATHVNFSTFVKSCGLEFYPLGGDPRVMAGYMARNKGFILSGPAEINTQRKQLKEIIDSLLPACTEPDLDSGMPFRAQAIIANPPAYGHLHVAEALGVPLHIFFTMPWTPTNEFPHPFARVPQSAAYRLSYLIVDLIVWWGIRGFINDFRKRKLKLPPIAYFSTYHGSISHLPTGYMWSPHLVPKPTGTKISLPFADWGALVDVVGFCFLNLGIEYQPEKEFVQWIEHGPKPIYIGFGSMPLEDAKKTTTIILEALRETGQRGIISRGWGDLGSLSEVPVDVYLLGDCPHDWLFPHCAAVVHHGGAGTTASGLRAGCPTTIVPFFGDQFFWGERIHAIGVGPAPIPISELNVERLSSAIEFMLDPEVKMCTMELAKQIENEDGVATAVDAFHKHLPPELPIPPASLDDEPPNPIRWLLQFFEKWCCLPCSL is encoded by the exons ATGGCGAGCACCGGGGTGGTCCAAAGGGAGGCGGAGTCACCAGGCGAGGTGGATAGCGGGAAAGAGCCTGGTATCTTCTCTGATATAGATGGGGTTGGCTATCCTCTGGCTGAATCATGGGCAACTCGCTCGTGGACATCGCCTCGGCCAG ggTTGGAGCATTGTTATACTGCACCGGTGCGATCTAATAGTAGTGGACTATTGCCTAAAGGTCCAGAGCGTACCTTGCCTCGACCAAAGACAGAAAAAAAGGAAATTCCAAAGTATGACTTGAAATTGGATAGATTGCCGGAGAGTGAAAAG AAAAAGCTAATTGAAAACCTAGTAAAGATCCAGAATGATGGTACATTGGAGGTGGATGTTGCAAGGACAGGCCCCGTAGCATCAGAACTATTGGAGCTTGATGCCATTGGTTCTATTCCAGGAGATATTAAAGACACCATCTTTGACTTCAGCAAATCAATCCCAAGACTGAAGATTGCAATTCTTGTGGTTGGAACAAGAGGAGATGTTCAGCCTTTTATTGCTTTTGCAAAGAAACTTCAG GAATTTGGTCATCGTGTTAGATTGGCAACTCATGTCAATTTCAGTACTTTTGTAAAGTCATGTGGTCTGGAATTTTACCCTTTGGGTGGTGATCCTCGAGTAATGGCTGGGT ATATGGCAAGAAACAAGGGTTTCATATTATCAGGACCAGCAGAGATTAATACACAACGGAAGCAACTGAAGGAAATAATTGATTCTCTACTCCCAGCATGCACAGAACCTGATTTAGATTCTGGGATGCCTTTCAGAGCTCAGGCAATTATAGCAAATCCACCTGCTTATG GCCATTTACATGTAGCTGAAGCTCTTGGCGTGCCTCTTCACATCTTCTTCACAATGCCTTGGAC GCCAACTAATGAATTTCCACATCCTTTCGCACGTGTTCCTCAAAGTGCAGCATACAGG CTATCATATCTTATTGTGGACTTAATAGTCTGGTGGGGTATAAGGGGATTTATTAATGACTTCAGAAAAAGGAAGTTGAAATTACCTCCGATTGCTTACTTCAGTACGTATCATGGATCTATATCTCATTTGCCAACAGGATACATGTGGAGTCCCCATCTTGTACCAAAGCCAACTG gaaccaaaatcTCACTTCCTTTTGCAGATTGGGGTGCCTTGGTTGATGTTGTTGGTTTCTGTTTCTTAAACCTTGGGATTGAATATCAACCTGAAAAGGAGTTTGTGCAGTGGATTGAACACGGACCAAAACCTATATACATAGGATTTGGTAGCATG CCACTTGAAGATGCAAAGAAGACTACGACTATCATTTTGGAGGCACTAAGAGAGACAGGACAAAGGGGGATTATCAGCCGTGGTTGGGGAGATCTTGGAAGTT TGTCTGAAGTCCCTGTAGATGTCTATCTTCTTGGGGATTGCCCACACGATTGGTTGTTCCCTCATTGTGCTGCAGTG GTTCACCATGGTGGAGCTGGGACAACGGCTTCAGGATTGAGAGCTGGG TGTCCAACCACGATTGTACCTTTCTTCGGTGACCAGTTTTTCTGGGGTGAGAGGATtcatgcaataggagttggacCTGCACCGATTCCCATATCTGAGCTCAATGTTGAACGCCTTTCAAGTGCTATAGAATTTATGCTTGACCCAGAG GTTAAGATGTGTACCATGGAATTAGCAAAGCAAATAGAGAATGAAGATGGTGTTGCCACTGCTGTAGATGCATTCCATAAGCATTTGCCTCCTGAATTACCGATTCCTCCTGCTTCATTGGATGATGAACCTCCAAATCCCATACGATGGCTGCTTCAGTTCTTTGAGAAATGGTGCTGTCTTCCATGCAGTTTATAG
- the LOC135616611 gene encoding soluble inorganic pyrophosphatase isoform X3: MSTVNGAASTETRTVPRLNERILSSMSRRSVAAHPWHDLEIGPGAPAVFNVVVEITKGSKVKYELDKKTGLIKEPVLPGSFLRARAIGLMPMIDQGEKDDKIIAVCADDPEYRHYNDLSELPPHRLAEIRRFFEDYKKNENKEVAVNEFLPATTAREAIQYSMDLYAQYILQSLRQ, from the exons ATGAGCACAGTAAATGGGGCAGCTTCAACAGAGACACGCACAGTCCCACGGCTCAATGAAAGGATTTTATCATCAATGTCAAGGAGATCAGTAGCTGCGCATCCTTGGCATGATCTTGAAATAG GTCCCGGGGCTCCTGCTGTGTTTAATGTT GTTGTGGAGATAACAAAAGGAAGTAAAGTCAAATACGAACTTGACAAGAAGACCGGGCTGATTAAG GAGCCGGTTCTTCCTGGTAGCTTTCTACGAGCCAGGGCCATCGGTCTTATGCCTATGATTGATCAG GGGGAGAAAGATGATAAGATCATTGCTGTTTGTGCTGATGATCCTGAGTATCGTCACTACAACGACCTCAGTGAATTGCCTCCTCATCGTCTCGCTGAGATTCGTCGTTTTTTTGAAGACT ATAAGAAGAACGAGAACAAAGAGGTTGCCGTGAATGAGTTCCTACCTGCAACGACTGCCCGTGAAGCCATCCAGTACTCTAT GGATCTTTATGCTCAGTACATATTGCAGAGCTTGAGGCAGTAA
- the LOC135616608 gene encoding sterol 3-beta-glucosyltransferase UGT80B1-like isoform X2, translated as MASTGVVQREAESPGEVDSGKEPGIFSDIDGVGYPLAESWATRSWTSPRPGLEHCYTAPVRSNSSGLLPKGPERTLPRPKTEKKEIPKYDLKLDRLPESEKKKLIENLVKIQNDGTLEVDVARTGPVASELLELDAIGSIPGDIKDTIFDFSKSIPRLKIAILVVGTRGDVQPFIAFAKKLQEFGHRVRLATHVNFSTFVKSCGLEFYPLGGDPRVMAGYMARNKGFILSGPAEINTQRKQLKEIIDSLLPACTEPDLDSGMPFRAQAIIANPPAYGHLHVAEALGVPLHIFFTMPWTPTNEFPHPFARVPQSAAYRLSYLIVDLIVWWGIRGFINDFRKRKLKLPPIAYFSTYHGSISHLPTGYMWSPHLVPKPTDWGALVDVVGFCFLNLGIEYQPEKEFVQWIEHGPKPIYIGFGSMPLEDAKKTTTIILEALRETGQRGIISRGWGDLGSLSEVPVDVYLLGDCPHDWLFPHCAAVVHHGGAGTTASGLRAGCPTTIVPFFGDQFFWGERIHAIGVGPAPIPISELNVERLSSAIEFMLDPEVKMCTMELAKQIENEDGVATAVDAFHKHLPPELPIPPASLDDEPPNPIRWLLQFFEKWCCLPCSL; from the exons ATGGCGAGCACCGGGGTGGTCCAAAGGGAGGCGGAGTCACCAGGCGAGGTGGATAGCGGGAAAGAGCCTGGTATCTTCTCTGATATAGATGGGGTTGGCTATCCTCTGGCTGAATCATGGGCAACTCGCTCGTGGACATCGCCTCGGCCAG ggTTGGAGCATTGTTATACTGCACCGGTGCGATCTAATAGTAGTGGACTATTGCCTAAAGGTCCAGAGCGTACCTTGCCTCGACCAAAGACAGAAAAAAAGGAAATTCCAAAGTATGACTTGAAATTGGATAGATTGCCGGAGAGTGAAAAG AAAAAGCTAATTGAAAACCTAGTAAAGATCCAGAATGATGGTACATTGGAGGTGGATGTTGCAAGGACAGGCCCCGTAGCATCAGAACTATTGGAGCTTGATGCCATTGGTTCTATTCCAGGAGATATTAAAGACACCATCTTTGACTTCAGCAAATCAATCCCAAGACTGAAGATTGCAATTCTTGTGGTTGGAACAAGAGGAGATGTTCAGCCTTTTATTGCTTTTGCAAAGAAACTTCAG GAATTTGGTCATCGTGTTAGATTGGCAACTCATGTCAATTTCAGTACTTTTGTAAAGTCATGTGGTCTGGAATTTTACCCTTTGGGTGGTGATCCTCGAGTAATGGCTGGGT ATATGGCAAGAAACAAGGGTTTCATATTATCAGGACCAGCAGAGATTAATACACAACGGAAGCAACTGAAGGAAATAATTGATTCTCTACTCCCAGCATGCACAGAACCTGATTTAGATTCTGGGATGCCTTTCAGAGCTCAGGCAATTATAGCAAATCCACCTGCTTATG GCCATTTACATGTAGCTGAAGCTCTTGGCGTGCCTCTTCACATCTTCTTCACAATGCCTTGGAC GCCAACTAATGAATTTCCACATCCTTTCGCACGTGTTCCTCAAAGTGCAGCATACAGG CTATCATATCTTATTGTGGACTTAATAGTCTGGTGGGGTATAAGGGGATTTATTAATGACTTCAGAAAAAGGAAGTTGAAATTACCTCCGATTGCTTACTTCAGTACGTATCATGGATCTATATCTCATTTGCCAACAGGATACATGTGGAGTCCCCATCTTGTACCAAAGCCAACTG ATTGGGGTGCCTTGGTTGATGTTGTTGGTTTCTGTTTCTTAAACCTTGGGATTGAATATCAACCTGAAAAGGAGTTTGTGCAGTGGATTGAACACGGACCAAAACCTATATACATAGGATTTGGTAGCATG CCACTTGAAGATGCAAAGAAGACTACGACTATCATTTTGGAGGCACTAAGAGAGACAGGACAAAGGGGGATTATCAGCCGTGGTTGGGGAGATCTTGGAAGTT TGTCTGAAGTCCCTGTAGATGTCTATCTTCTTGGGGATTGCCCACACGATTGGTTGTTCCCTCATTGTGCTGCAGTG GTTCACCATGGTGGAGCTGGGACAACGGCTTCAGGATTGAGAGCTGGG TGTCCAACCACGATTGTACCTTTCTTCGGTGACCAGTTTTTCTGGGGTGAGAGGATtcatgcaataggagttggacCTGCACCGATTCCCATATCTGAGCTCAATGTTGAACGCCTTTCAAGTGCTATAGAATTTATGCTTGACCCAGAG GTTAAGATGTGTACCATGGAATTAGCAAAGCAAATAGAGAATGAAGATGGTGTTGCCACTGCTGTAGATGCATTCCATAAGCATTTGCCTCCTGAATTACCGATTCCTCCTGCTTCATTGGATGATGAACCTCCAAATCCCATACGATGGCTGCTTCAGTTCTTTGAGAAATGGTGCTGTCTTCCATGCAGTTTATAG
- the LOC135616611 gene encoding soluble inorganic pyrophosphatase isoform X1, whose protein sequence is MSTVNGAASTETRTVPRLNERILSSMSRRSVAAHPWHDLEIGPGAPAVFNVVVEITKGSKVKYELDKKTGLIKVDRILYSSVVYPHNYGFIPRTLCEDNDPMDVLILMQEPVLPGSFLRARAIGLMPMIDQGEKDDKIIAVCADDPEYRHYNDLSELPPHRLAEIRRFFEDYKKNENKEVAVNEFLPATTAREAIQYSMDLYAQYILQSLRQ, encoded by the exons ATGAGCACAGTAAATGGGGCAGCTTCAACAGAGACACGCACAGTCCCACGGCTCAATGAAAGGATTTTATCATCAATGTCAAGGAGATCAGTAGCTGCGCATCCTTGGCATGATCTTGAAATAG GTCCCGGGGCTCCTGCTGTGTTTAATGTT GTTGTGGAGATAACAAAAGGAAGTAAAGTCAAATACGAACTTGACAAGAAGACCGGGCTGATTAAG GTAGATCGAATCTTATATTCCTCAGTGGTCTATCCTCATAATTATGGTTTCATCCCTCGCACTCTTTGTGAAGATAATGACCCCATGGATGTTTTGATCCTTATGCAG GAGCCGGTTCTTCCTGGTAGCTTTCTACGAGCCAGGGCCATCGGTCTTATGCCTATGATTGATCAG GGGGAGAAAGATGATAAGATCATTGCTGTTTGTGCTGATGATCCTGAGTATCGTCACTACAACGACCTCAGTGAATTGCCTCCTCATCGTCTCGCTGAGATTCGTCGTTTTTTTGAAGACT ATAAGAAGAACGAGAACAAAGAGGTTGCCGTGAATGAGTTCCTACCTGCAACGACTGCCCGTGAAGCCATCCAGTACTCTAT GGATCTTTATGCTCAGTACATATTGCAGAGCTTGAGGCAGTAA